GGTTCAAGCCCGTACCTCCTAGCTATATCTCTATATGCTAGATAGACCTCCCCTGTGGTGGCCTCTCTACCCTCCTCCACAATCTTTAGCAAGGCATATAGGATGAGCTTGCTATGGGTGGGGAGAGTGGCTATGATCTCTGTAGCCCTATCCCTCTCTATCTCATTCCTAGCCCTATACACATGATCCTCTGTAACCCTTTCAGAACCCTCTCTATCGGCTATCTCCCCAGCAACCCTTAGGAGGTCAAGGGCTCTTCTAGCATCTCCATGCTCCCTCGCTGCGAGGGCGGCGCAGAGGGATATAACGTCATCCCCCACAGCCCCCTCTCTAAATGCTATTCTAGCCCTCTGCCTCAATATATCTCTTAGCTGCTCAGCATTATATGGTGGGAAAACCACCTCCTCCTCGCTAAGGCTACTCCTAACCCTTGGATCCAGCATCTCAACGAACTTTATATCGTTGGTTATCCCCACAATGCTTATCTTAGCCCTGGAAAGCTCCTCGTTAGCCCTTGTAAGCCTATATAGGATCTCATCCCCCTCCCTTTTAACCATATAGTCTATCTCATCAAGAACAGTAACTACTATCGATTGCCTTGCATCTATAACATTCATAACCCTCCTATATACCTCCGCTGTTGAGAGACCTGTAAACGGGATCTTAGCCCCTATCGCCTCGCCTATCCTCGATAAAACCCTATAGCTTGTGTTATCAACACGTGTATTCACATAGACCCAGTGGATCCTAACCCCCTTCTCGCTACCCTTCTCACTGAGCTTCCTCAGAACATATTTAGTAACAGCTGTCTTCCCAGTACCTGTTAACCCGTATATAAAGAGATTACTAGGCCTCACACCCTGGAGAGAGGCTCCAAGGACAAGGGCTACCTTCTCAATCTCCCTCTCCCTATGCGGCAGAGTCTCAGGAATATAGTCAGGCCTCAACACCTCCTTATTTATAAAAACCTTTGAGGTGGATATCCTATCTAGTAGGGAATCTATGCTGTTCAGATGAAACCCCATAATATCATGTGGAGACAAAACCTATTAGAAGGACGCCTAATCAATAATCCATATTTCCCATAGGGACTAGGTATTACAGTTATGATCCTTCTTGAGTTGCTCTATAGCTATAATAGAGGATATAGTCAACCTGACAGGAAAAATATTTTGCATCTAGAAGCCTTATATCCCCGGGGTAGGGATGAGGTTAGCTTGGTAGCTTTTGCAGAACCTATATCCTTTACTAGGTTGTAAAGATCTTCAGCTGATCTAATTAGTGGTGGGTATTAATATTAGTTCTCAAGCGATTCATAGAGTGGAGCTATATGCTGGTATATGAGCACATGATAAAGGATCCGGTGCATGGGTATATAGGTATAACATCTGTTGAGAAGTGTATAATAAATACAAGGGCTTTTCAGAGGCTTAGGAGGATACTCCAGCTCCCCACATCCGTCTATGTATATCCTGGGGCTACACATAGTAGGTTTATACATAGCATAGGGGCTATGCATATAGCTGGCGTCTTTGGTGAGAACATAGCTTCGAGATTCAAGCTTGCTGGGAGGGAGGAGGGTGCTAGGCTTGTCCAATATCTAAGGCTGGTTCTCCTGCTACATGATATAGGCCATGGACCATTCTCCCACAGCTTCGAGGAGAAGATCCTATATCCCATGAATACTAATCACGAGATAGTGGGATCTAGGATCGTTGAGAGCGATGATGAGATACTATCTTGCCTAGAAGAGAGCAGGGATCTGGGTTTCGATGCTAGAGATATATCGAGGGCTCTCACAGCTGTTTCAAGCGAGGACTGGCCCGTTTTAGGCTTCAGCGGTGTTGATCAGGATATGGAGAAGAGCCTCTTCTATGTCCTTAAAGGCCCCTTCTCAGCGGATCTACTTGACTACCTAGTTAGAGACTCATATTACACAGGGGCTGGCTATGGGCTGGGGATAGACTGGGTTAGGATTGCCAGGAACGCTGTGCCCCTTAGAAAGAGGCTTGGAATACTGGATAAGGCTGTTGATGCATATGAGCATGTCCTTATCTCTAGGTTCCATATGTTTGCCGCGGTCTATTACCATAAGACAACTAGGGCTGTAGAGCATCTAGTAGGAAGGGTTCTTGAGGAGAGCAGCGCCTATATAGACTATAAATCTATGGTTGAGGATCCAAGCAGGTATATAGATCTAGATGATACATATATACTAGGAAACCCAAGCATAAGAAAGCTCGAATCTTGCAAGATGCTGCTAAGCAGAAAGATACCCTATACAGTAGTTGAGGAGAAGAGGATCCAGATACAGAGGGGAAGCCCACTATCGCTCCTAGCGATAAACAGGAATCTTCTAAACAAGCTCCTCATAGAAGAGCTTGGGAAGGATTTCGAAGGAATAGTATATATAGATACACCCCATCTACCCCTAAACCCCATGCTCAAGGAGGAGGAGGTCCTAGTTATATCGGGGGACAGGCCGATTGTCAAGAGATTCGAGGAAATCAGCTTTGGAACCCTCTCACACAGTGTAGCAATTGTAAGGCTATATATGGATAAAGCCCACCTAGATAAGAGGGAGAGGGCTGTCAAGGTGTTCAGAGAAATCATGGAATCCAGCTCTGAAGAAACCCTGAGATCCTTTTACTAGGATTATCCAATACCTTCCAACATATAGTCAGTAAGATTGATCCGTTCTTGATCTATTATATCTGAAAGCACACCCCTTAAGATGGAGAGGTCTGGATTAATCACTATATGCTAATTTAAACCATAGATCCAGAGCATTTGATATGGCTTTAAGAATGAAACTAGTAAGGGGGGTCGCATTAATAACCCTATTTAAATGTAGCATAGAATATGGTGAGCAGCATGGGGCAGTTTTTGAGGAATATGCCTGAGGCAATAAAAATTCTCTATATACTCAGGCTTTTGGGGGGCTCTATAGAGGTGAAGGAGCTCCATAAACTGATTGACAGGCTTGCCAAGGTGGGGATATGCTGTAAGGAGTATAGGTTTGCCCACTACCCATGGGGGCCCTATTCAAGGGATCTTGAGGTTGATCTCGATATATTGAGGGCCTCAGGGCTGATCTCTATTATCAATGGCGGTGATGTGAGGAAAATTGCCTTGAGCGAGAGGGGGTCGGAGGTGGCGGGTAATCTCGAGAGGTTTTTAGACCCTGATTTTAGATCTAAGATCGATGCTATTGTAAGGAATATGAGGGTTAGATAGTTTGGCTATAGCCCTAGATATAGCTTTGCCAGCTCCTTATGTCCGAGGAGCTCTTGTGCAGGACCCTCATAGGCTATCCTACCGCTTACCAGTAGATAGGCTTTATCCCCTATCTCCAGAGCCGATCTTGCGTTCTGCTCTACAAGGATTATAGGGACCCTCATCTGATCCCTTATCTCCGCTATCTTGCCCAGGATAGCCTTAGCGAGTTTAGGGGATAGCTGTGCTGTAGGCTCATCAACCATTAGCACCCTCGGCCTCCTCGCCATAGCCATTGCAAGTGCTAGCATCTGCCTCTGCCCTCCTGAAAGCTGGTATGCCTTGTTCTTTGCCACGCTCTTAAGCTCTGGGAATAGCTCTAGAGCCTCTTCGATCTTATCCTCTACATCCCCCTTAACCGAGTATAGAGCCATCCTTATATTCTCAATAACAGTTAGATTTACAAATATATTATCCACCTGTGGTAGATATACCAGCCCCATCCTAGCCCTCTTATACGGTGGATATCTAGTTATATCCTCACTACCTAGATAGATCTTACCGCTATATAGTGTTGAAAGACCCATGAATGTCTTTAGCAGAGTTGATTTCCCAGAGCCGTTTGGGCCTACAACAACTGTTATCCCCTTCTCATGCGCCTCGAAGTCTATGTTGTGGAGTATATGTAGCCTTGCATAGCCAGCGTTTATCCCGATACCCCTTATCAACTCACCCACCTAGGTAGCTCTCTATCACCTGTGGATTATTAACAACATCCTCCGGAGATCCCCAAGCTATTACCTTCCCCCTATGCATGGCGTATACATGGTCTACATATTTAAGTGCTATATCCAGCCTATGCTCTATAGCCAATATAGTTACCCCTAGCTCTGATACTGCTTTCCTCATATACTCGAAGATCGTGTGTGCCAGTGTTGGAAGGATCCCTGCTATTGGCTCGTCCATTATTACCAACTTAGCCCCGTTCATCAGAGCCCTGCCTAGCTCGAGAAGCTTTAGCTGTCCTCCGCTGAGCTGGTATGCATAGTGATCCCATACCTTCTCTAGGTTTAGAAATCTGAGTATCTTGAAAGCCTTCTCAGCAACCTCGATCTCCTTCGAAACCCATGATCCCCTCCTTATATTATCTAAGATCGATGTTCTCGGGATGATCCTATCTGATATGAGGAGGTTCTCGAGAACAGTTAGCCTTAGAAATGGCTGTGGTATTTGGAATGTTCTAACAATACCCATCTCATTGATCCTATGGGGAGGTAGGCCCGTTATATCCCTACCCTCATATATAACCGATCCGCTCTGGGGTCTATAGACACCTGTTATCGCGTTTATTAGAGATGTTTTCCCAGATCCGTTGGGGCCTATTATCAACGTTATCTTCCTCCTAGGCACATCAATCGATACCCCATCAACCGCTTTCAGGGCTCCAA
This region of Sulfolobales archaeon genomic DNA includes:
- a CDS encoding HD domain-containing protein; the encoded protein is MLVYEHMIKDPVHGYIGITSVEKCIINTRAFQRLRRILQLPTSVYVYPGATHSRFIHSIGAMHIAGVFGENIASRFKLAGREEGARLVQYLRLVLLLHDIGHGPFSHSFEEKILYPMNTNHEIVGSRIVESDDEILSCLEESRDLGFDARDISRALTAVSSEDWPVLGFSGVDQDMEKSLFYVLKGPFSADLLDYLVRDSYYTGAGYGLGIDWVRIARNAVPLRKRLGILDKAVDAYEHVLISRFHMFAAVYYHKTTRAVEHLVGRVLEESSAYIDYKSMVEDPSRYIDLDDTYILGNPSIRKLESCKMLLSRKIPYTVVEEKRIQIQRGSPLSLLAINRNLLNKLLIEELGKDFEGIVYIDTPHLPLNPMLKEEEVLVISGDRPIVKRFEEISFGTLSHSVAIVRLYMDKAHLDKRERAVKVFREIMESSSEETLRSFY
- a CDS encoding ABC transporter ATP-binding protein produces the protein MGELIRGIGINAGYARLHILHNIDFEAHEKGITVVVGPNGSGKSTLLKTFMGLSTLYSGKIYLGSEDITRYPPYKRARMGLVYLPQVDNIFVNLTVIENIRMALYSVKGDVEDKIEEALELFPELKSVAKNKAYQLSGGQRQMLALAMAMARRPRVLMVDEPTAQLSPKLAKAILGKIAEIRDQMRVPIILVEQNARSALEIGDKAYLLVSGRIAYEGPAQELLGHKELAKLYLGL
- a CDS encoding ORC1-type DNA replication protein encodes the protein MGFHLNSIDSLLDRISTSKVFINKEVLRPDYIPETLPHREREIEKVALVLGASLQGVRPSNLFIYGLTGTGKTAVTKYVLRKLSEKGSEKGVRIHWVYVNTRVDNTSYRVLSRIGEAIGAKIPFTGLSTAEVYRRVMNVIDARQSIVVTVLDEIDYMVKREGDEILYRLTRANEELSRAKISIVGITNDIKFVEMLDPRVRSSLSEEEVVFPPYNAEQLRDILRQRARIAFREGAVGDDVISLCAALAAREHGDARRALDLLRVAGEIADREGSERVTEDHVYRARNEIERDRATEIIATLPTHSKLILYALLKIVEEGREATTGEVYLAYRDIARRYGLEPVTQRRASDIISELDMVGIISAVTINRGRYGKTRVIKLQVSPEVVLEALSHDGIAI
- a CDS encoding ABC transporter ATP-binding protein, producing the protein MISEAVDKGSAEERGAGDKILWTRDLTLSFGALKAVDGVSIDVPRRKITLIIGPNGSGKTSLINAITGVYRPQSGSVIYEGRDITGLPPHRINEMGIVRTFQIPQPFLRLTVLENLLISDRIIPRTSILDNIRRGSWVSKEIEVAEKAFKILRFLNLEKVWDHYAYQLSGGQLKLLELGRALMNGAKLVIMDEPIAGILPTLAHTIFEYMRKAVSELGVTILAIEHRLDIALKYVDHVYAMHRGKVIAWGSPEDVVNNPQVIESYLGG